One Oryza brachyantha chromosome 3, ObraRS2, whole genome shotgun sequence DNA segment encodes these proteins:
- the LOC107303889 gene encoding uncharacterized protein LOC107303889, translating to MAGATSPRAVAVAACVVVLILLSSAVEPLQATAAAPKTKPFPCSKCDHACKKSCKGNGRDTSCSAPCGDPSNKAGCKSCLKAYYVKCLNYCGQGCRAVCIN from the coding sequence ATGGCCGGCGCCACTTCTCCTAgggcggtcgccgtcgccgcctgcgTCGTCGTGCTGATCCTCCTGTCCTCCGCCGTGGAGCCGCTGcaggccacggcggcggcgccgaagaCGAAGCCGTTCCCGTGCAGCAAGTGCGACCACGCGTGCAAGAAGTCGTGCAAGGGCAACGGCCGCGACACCTCGTGCAGCGCCCCCTGCGGCGACCCCTCCAACAAGGCCGGGTGCAAGAGCTGCTTGAAGGCCTACTACGTGAAATGCCTCAACTACTGTGGCCAGGGCTGCCGCGCCGTCTGCATCAATTAA